The following are from one region of the Sorghum bicolor cultivar BTx623 chromosome 2, Sorghum_bicolor_NCBIv3, whole genome shotgun sequence genome:
- the LOC8062553 gene encoding chlorophyllase-2, chloroplastic — translation MAAPVQTMATTPKVLEEPPSAVITSVFQPGKLAVEVISVEHDARPTPPPIPILIAAPKDAGTYPVAILLHGFFLQNRYYEQLLKHVASFGFIMVAPQFHTSLISNSDADDIAAAAKVTDWLPEGLPTVLPTGVEADLSKLALAGHSRGGHTAFSLALGYAKTNTSSLLKFSALIGLDPVAGTGKNSQLPPAILTYEPSSFDIAVPVLVIGTGLGDERENALFPPCAPVEVNHAEFYRECRAPCYHLVTKDYGHLDMLDDDAPKLVTCLCKEGNTCKDVMRRTVAGIMVAFLKAVMGEDEDGDLKAILQHPGLAPTILDPVEYRLA, via the exons ATGGCAGCACCGGTGCAGACCATGGCCACGACGCCCAAGGTCCTTGAGGAGCCTCCTTCTGCGGTGATCACGTCGGTGTTCCAGCCAGGGAAGCTCGCCGTCGAGGTGATCTCAGTGGAACACGATGCACGGCCAACGCCGCCGCCGATCCCCATCCTGATCGCTGCTCCCAAGGATGCCGGCACCTACCCCGTCGCCATCCTCCTGCATGGCTTCTTCCTCCAGAACCGCTACTACGAGCAGCTCCTCAAGCACGTTGCCTCGTTTGGCTTCATCATGGTCGCACCACAG TTCCACACCAGCCTCATATCCAACAGCGACGCCGACGACATTGCGGCGGCAGCCAAGGTAACCGACTGGCTCCCCGAGGGCCTGCCGACCGTGCTCCCGACAGGCGTCGAGGCCGACCTGTCCAAGCTCGCGTTGGCCGGCCACAGCCGAGGTGGCCACACGGCCTTCTCCTTGGCCCTGGGGTACGCCAAGACCAACACCAGCAGCCTCCTCAAGTTCTCCGCGCTCATCGGGCTCGACCCCGTCGCCGGCACCGGCAAGAACTCGCAGCTCCCGCCGGCGATCCTCACCTACGAGCCCTCGTCGTTCGACATCGCCGTGCCGGTGCTGGTCATCGGCACCGGGCTGGGCGACGAGAGGGAGAACGCGCTGTTCCCTCCCTGCGCCCCCGTGGAGGTGAACCACGCCGAGTTCTACCGCGAGTGCAGGGCGCCCTGCTACCACCTGGTGACCAAGGACTACGGCCACCTCGACATGCTGGACGACGACGCTCCAAAGCTTGTCACCTGCCTCTGCAAGGAAGGGAACACCTGCAAGGACGTGATGAGGCGGACCGTCGCCGGGATCATGGTCGCCTTCTTGAAGGCCGTCATGGGCGAGGATGAAGATGGTGATCTCAAGGCCATACTCCAACACCCTGGGCTCGCACCAACCATACTGGACCCTGTCGAGTACCGGTTGGCATGA